The following is a genomic window from Amycolatopsis sp. BJA-103.
GGAGGTGATCGACATTCCGACACGCCGGACGGCCACCGTGGCCGTCGCGATAGCCATCGCCGTCACCTGGGTGAGCGTCATCACCGTGCTGATCGCCCATCAGCCCGACCCCGGCGTCGAAAGCCCGGGAAAGCTTCGAGAGGACCTCACCGCCGCGCTCAACGAGCACGACGCCGAGGCCTTCTCCGAGCTCGTCGACTATCCGCCCGCGTCGGCGGGCGACTTCGCGAAGTCCTATGTCGACGCGCTGGCCGGCCGCGGTTTCCACGACGTCACGGTGAAGTTCGCACCGGACGACCTCGCGCCGACTTCGGCGACCGTCAGCGGGAAACTGGCCGACGGCAGCGCGTTCGGCTATCCGGTGGCGGTCGCGGTCAAGGACAAGCTGTGGTTGCTCTCCCTCACCCCGCCGCTGCCATGACGAAGCGCTGACCTAGTCGCCCAGGTGCTTCTCGACGCGCTCCACCTTGGCGGTCAGCTGGCCTTCGTAGCCCGGCCGGATGTCGGCCTTGAGCACCAGACCGACCCGTGACGAACCTTCACCCGCGGCCTCGACGGCCCGCTTGACGACGTCCATGACCTGATCCCAGCTGTCACCCTCGATGTTGGTGAACATCGCGTTGGTCGAATTCGCCAGGCCGGACTCGCGCACCACTTTCACCGCACGGGCGACGGCTTCGCTGACACCGCCGTCTTCCTCGGTCGCGGACGGGCTGACACTGAAGGCCACGATCATCTTCTGCTCCTCGTTCAGACACTTTTCCCACGCATAACACCCGGTCGTGCGGCATGGCACGGGTACCCGCTGGTAACTTCGATCGCCATGAGCCGTCCGTTGCCGTTCGACCCGATCGCCCGCGCGGCGCAGCTGTGGGAGGCCCGCATCGGGCCGTCCGAAACCATGGCCGCGGTGACCGGGATCATGCGCGTGCAGCAGATCATCCAGTCCGCGGTGGACGGGGCGCTCAAGCCGCACGGGCTGACCTTCGCCCGGTACGAGGCGCTGGTCCTGCTGACCTTCGCCCGCGCCTCCCACCTGCCGATGCGCGTGATGGGCGAGCGGCTGCAGCTGCATCCGACGAGCGTCACCAACATCGTCGACAGGCTGGAGAAGGACGGGCTGGTCAAGCGCGTACCGCATCCGACCGACCGCCGGACCACCTTGGTCGAGATCACCGACGAAGGCCGCGCACGCCGCGAAGAGGCCACGAAGGCGGTCACCGAGATCGACTTCGGGCTGACCGGGCTCACCGGCAAGCAGACCGAGCAGCTGACCGACCTGCTCACCAAGGTCCGCAAGGCCACCGGCGACTTCACCGAATAGCCCCGCAAGCGCGTGAAGGCCCCTTTCCCTCGGTTGAGCCGAGGAAAGGGGGCCTTCACGCGATCAAGGAAAGATCAGACGGCGGCGGGTTCCGGGGTCCGGTCGAACAGGCCGACACCGCCGTGCGACAGCCGCTGCGGGCCGTCGAGCTTGCCGTTGCGCAGCGCCCAGGACTCGAACAGCCAGGTGAACAGCGGCGGGATGCTGGAGAGCAGCGCGAGGATCAGGGTCTTCGGGCGCCAGCCGAGCGGCTTCGCCACGGAGAGGGAGACCAGCACGTAGAGGACGAAGACGACGCCGTGCACCATGCCGAGGACGGGAACGCCGCCCTCGCCGAGCTCGACGGCGTACTTGAGGAACATCCCGACCAGCAGCCCGGCCCAGGAGAGGGCTTCGGCTACCGCGGCCACGCGGAATACTAGAGCGGCCTTGCTGGACACTTTCTCCTCCTGTGGGGTCTCACCACTACGTGTGTTCACATGACTACGTCCGACGAGCACTGTCCAAGGCGGACTCGCCAGGGACGTCAACAGCGCTGTCGGACGTGGTAATACCAGTGTGAGGCGTGACGGCCCTCACCGGAACACCGGGGGCCGTGATGCTCCTCACGACCCCCGGTGCGAACCGGTCTAAACCACTCGGATCACCCGGCGCAGGGCGACTTCGGCGCCCCTTCGGGACCGGTCGCCCACGTCGCCTTCGCGGCGTCTTCGGTGAGCTTGAAGTCCAAAGTGGTCCCTCGCGTCAGCTGTTCCAGCCCGACATAAGCCCGCTGCGAACCGGATCCCAGTCCTTGGACGTACTGGAGCTTCGACGGATCCGCGCCCGCGGCCTTGATCGTGATGTCGCGGCCGTTCTCCAGCCGCACCACGGACTTCTCGAACCGCGGCGCGTTGAGCACGAACTGCCCGGTGCCCGGCACCGCCGGGTACAGGCCGAGCGCGCTGAAGACGTACCACGCGGACATGGTCCCGAGGTCGTCGTTGCCGGTGACACCGTTGGGCGCGTTGGTGAACAACGTGTGCGCCGCGCGGACGACGGCCGAGGTCTTCCACGGCTGCCCGGTCAGCGTGTACATCCAGGGCGAATGCAGATCCGGCTCGTTGTTCGGGTTGTAGCGGAACTGGTTGTAGTAGTTGTACGGGCCGACGACCCATTCCTCGCGCACGGTCTTCGCCGGATCCTTGACCAGGTCCCCATAGGCGAAGAAGTCGTCGAGCCGCTTGCCGACGTTCTCCTTGCCGCCCATGCGGTCGACGAGACCGGGGACGTCCTGCTGGGTCAGCCATTGGTACTGCCACGACGTGCCCTCGTGGAACCCGTCCTGGCTCTGCGGGTTGAACGGCTTGCCCACCGGGCTGAACCACTCGCCGCCTTCGAGCTTGGGCCGGTAGAAACCGGTGAAGCCGCGGTCGGTCACCGACGAGTCCCACAGCGTGCGATAGCTGCGTCCCTTCTCCGCCAAGGCCTTCGCGTCGTCCTTCTTGCCGAGACCGGCGGCCATGATCGACAGCGAGCAATCAGCGAGCGCGTATTCCAAGGTCGCCGAAGCGCCGTGATCCGGGTCGGTGTCCTGCCCCTTCTTCGGGAAGTCCTTGTCGTACTGGACGAACCCGTCCTTCTGATAGCTGGCGTTCCCCGCACGGCCCTGAAACGGCGAAGACGCGGGCGGGATCTCCCGCGAGTTCTGCAGAAGTGCCTGGTACGCCTTGAGCTCCTGCCCGGACAGCGCGCCGAAGCGCCACAGGTCGACCAGGAACGGGGTGACCGGATCGCCGGTCATCGTGTTCGTTTCCTGGTTGGCGTAGGCCCAGCGCGGCAGCCAGCCGCCCTGATCGTGAATGGCGAGCACGGACTTCGCGACGTCCTTCGCCCGCGACGGCCGCAAGAGCGCGAGCAACTGGTTCTGCGTGCGATAGGTGTCCCACAACGAGAAGAACTCGTAGTACGTCCAGCCCAGCGCGCGATGGATCTTGTCGTCGAACCCCCGATACCGGCCGTCGGCGTCGTTGCCGGTCAGCGGCTGCAGCAGCGCGTGGTAGAGCGAGGTGTAGAACACCGTGCGGTCGTCCTTCGCCCCGCCCTTGATGTCCACCGAGGACAGTTCCTTGCGCCAGGCACGCTGGGCGCCGTCGCGGACCGCGTCGAACGAACGGCCCTTCTCCGAGGCCAGGTTGAGCTTGGCGCCGAAAGCGTCCACATGGGAGATCGCCGTCGTGGCGGTGACCTGTCCGCCGCCGAAGGTCAGCCAAGCACCGCGCAGGCCCTCGCCGCCAGCGGACTCCTTCGAGCCGGGGGTGCCGCCGGCGGGCGACCACGTGCCGAAGGATTTGAACGGCTTGTCGAACGTCGTGGTGAACCAGGTCTTGTACGGTTTCCCGCCGCAGAACGCCTGCGACTCCACCATGCCTTCGACCGTCCGGTCCCCGACGACGCGGATCTGGCTCGCCGTCACGGGTTCCTTGTCGTTGGCCTGTCCGACGTTGACGAAAACGTTCGCGTCGCCCGATTTCGCGAAGGTGTACCGCTCGACCCCGGTCCGCGTGGTCGCGGTGGTCTCCGCGTCGACGCCGCCGTAGCCGGTGAGCCGCACCTTGTAGTAGCCGGGCTTACCGACCTCGCCCTCGTGTGTGTACGGCGAGGCGTACTTCTTGTGGTCGAAGGTGTCGGCCTTGGTCGTGTCGAACGCCGCGCCGGGCCCGACCGAACCGGTCGTGGGCAGGGACGACACGAGACCGCCCTGCTCCCAGCAGCCCGCGCCGGACAGGAAGAAATGCCCGAAGCCGCGGATCGCGGTGTCGTCGTAGCGGTAGCCGGCGTAATGCGACGAGATCGGGCTGACCTGTGTCATCCCGAACGGGGCCGAGGCGCCGGGGAAGGTGTTGCCGTCGTCCTTGGTGCCGATGAAGGTGTTGACCGCGTCCACGGGGTCGCCACCGGGCGCCGCAGCCGCGACGGGCGTGAGCAGCCCGGCGGGGACGGTGAGCGCGATGAGCAACCCGGCGATGCGGGTCGAAGTGCTTGCGGGCATGGGAAAGGCCGCCTCCTGACAACGTTGTCGCTGCTTGTTCACCTTCGGCAAGAACAGACCACCTGGTCAAGAGGTCCGCCAAACCCTGTCCGATTCAGGACAAGGACCACGCGAACGGCCGCATCGGATACACCCGGCAGTAACGGTTCGAACTCGGAAAGCGTCTCCAGGACGAACCGGGCATTGACATCATCGCGTCGCTCGCGTTCAATTCCCGCCACTATGACAACGTTGTCTTCCAGCGGACCGGACAACGGCCACCGCACCACCAGCCGACGGGCCACGATGAGTGACGTGGCCCGCCTCGCGGGCGTGAGCATCAAGACCGTCTCGCGGGTAGTGAACGACGAGCCCGCCGTCCATCCGGACACCGCGGAGCGCGTCATGGCGGCGATCGAGCAGCTCGGGTTCCGGCGGAACCTCGGCGCGCGCAACCTGCGGCGCGGCTCGACGACCGGGACGATCGGCCTGATCGTCGAAGATGTCGGGAACCCCTTCTATTCGGAACTCAACCGCGCCGTCGAACGCATCGCGACCTCGTTCGGCCGCCAGGTGCTGACCGGTTCGTCCGAGGAGAACTCCGACCGCGAACGCGAACTGGTCCTCGAGTTCTGTTCCCGCCGCGTCGACGGCATCCTCGTCGTCCCCGCCGGGATGCAGCACGGCTACCTGGTCCCCGAGATGCGCGCGGGCACGCCCGTGGTGTTCCTCGACCGGCCCGCCGGCGACATCGTGGCCGACACGGTGCTGGTCGACAACATCGGCGGCACCGTCGAAGCGGTCGCCCACCTGGCGAAACACGGTCACCGCCGGATCGCGTTCCTCGCCGACAGCCCGGACATCTTCACCGCGGGCGAACGCCTGCGCGGGTTCCGGGAAGGCTGCGTCCGCAACGGGATCCCCTACGACGAGAGCCTCGTCGTGATGCGGACGCCGACGGCCGAGGGGGTCGGTGACGCCGTGCGGCGGCTGCTCACCGGGCCGAACCCCGCCACCGCCGTGATCGCGGGCAACAACCGTGTCGCCGTCCATCTGCTGCGCGCGCTGGCGCACGCGGAACGGCGTCCCGCGATGATCAGCTTCGACGACTTCGAACTGGCGGATCTGCTGGATCCGCCGGTCTCCGTGATCGCGCACGACGTGAGCGCGCTGGGCCGGGCGGCCGCGGAACTGCTGTTCGCCCGGGTCCAGGGAGATCAATCCGCACCGAGAAAGGTAGTTCTGCCCGTGCATCTCGTAGCCCGCGGTTCCGGGGAGGTCGCGCCCTCATGAGCGGTCACCTCGAACCGATCCGCCTGCCGGCGAACCAGCCGCCGCAGTTCTACCGCGGCGGCGACGCCATCGCCGCGTTGCGGGGCGCCACTTCCGAGTCCAAGTTCGGGCCCGAAGACTGGGTCGGCTCGGCCACCACGATGTTCGGCCAGGAGACCAACGGCCTGACCAAGCTCCCCGACGGGGCCTGGCTGCGCGACGCGGTCCGCGAGAACCCCGGCGCCTGGCTCGGCGCCAA
Proteins encoded in this region:
- a CDS encoding thiamine-binding protein, translating into MIVAFSVSPSATEEDGGVSEAVARAVKVVRESGLANSTNAMFTNIEGDSWDQVMDVVKRAVEAAGEGSSRVGLVLKADIRPGYEGQLTAKVERVEKHLGD
- a CDS encoding MarR family winged helix-turn-helix transcriptional regulator; this translates as MSRPLPFDPIARAAQLWEARIGPSETMAAVTGIMRVQQIIQSAVDGALKPHGLTFARYEALVLLTFARASHLPMRVMGERLQLHPTSVTNIVDRLEKDGLVKRVPHPTDRRTTLVEITDEGRARREEATKAVTEIDFGLTGLTGKQTEQLTDLLTKVRKATGDFTE
- a CDS encoding DUF3817 domain-containing protein, with translation MSSKAALVFRVAAVAEALSWAGLLVGMFLKYAVELGEGGVPVLGMVHGVVFVLYVLVSLSVAKPLGWRPKTLILALLSSIPPLFTWLFESWALRNGKLDGPQRLSHGGVGLFDRTPEPAAV
- a CDS encoding GH92 family glycosyl hydrolase — its product is MPASTSTRIAGLLIALTVPAGLLTPVAAAAPGGDPVDAVNTFIGTKDDGNTFPGASAPFGMTQVSPISSHYAGYRYDDTAIRGFGHFFLSGAGCWEQGGLVSSLPTTGSVGPGAAFDTTKADTFDHKKYASPYTHEGEVGKPGYYKVRLTGYGGVDAETTATTRTGVERYTFAKSGDANVFVNVGQANDKEPVTASQIRVVGDRTVEGMVESQAFCGGKPYKTWFTTTFDKPFKSFGTWSPAGGTPGSKESAGGEGLRGAWLTFGGGQVTATTAISHVDAFGAKLNLASEKGRSFDAVRDGAQRAWRKELSSVDIKGGAKDDRTVFYTSLYHALLQPLTGNDADGRYRGFDDKIHRALGWTYYEFFSLWDTYRTQNQLLALLRPSRAKDVAKSVLAIHDQGGWLPRWAYANQETNTMTGDPVTPFLVDLWRFGALSGQELKAYQALLQNSREIPPASSPFQGRAGNASYQKDGFVQYDKDFPKKGQDTDPDHGASATLEYALADCSLSIMAAGLGKKDDAKALAEKGRSYRTLWDSSVTDRGFTGFYRPKLEGGEWFSPVGKPFNPQSQDGFHEGTSWQYQWLTQQDVPGLVDRMGGKENVGKRLDDFFAYGDLVKDPAKTVREEWVVGPYNYYNQFRYNPNNEPDLHSPWMYTLTGQPWKTSAVVRAAHTLFTNAPNGVTGNDDLGTMSAWYVFSALGLYPAVPGTGQFVLNAPRFEKSVVRLENGRDITIKAAGADPSKLQYVQGLGSGSQRAYVGLEQLTRGTTLDFKLTEDAAKATWATGPEGAPKSPCAG
- a CDS encoding LacI family DNA-binding transcriptional regulator; translation: MSDVARLAGVSIKTVSRVVNDEPAVHPDTAERVMAAIEQLGFRRNLGARNLRRGSTTGTIGLIVEDVGNPFYSELNRAVERIATSFGRQVLTGSSEENSDRERELVLEFCSRRVDGILVVPAGMQHGYLVPEMRAGTPVVFLDRPAGDIVADTVLVDNIGGTVEAVAHLAKHGHRRIAFLADSPDIFTAGERLRGFREGCVRNGIPYDESLVVMRTPTAEGVGDAVRRLLTGPNPATAVIAGNNRVAVHLLRALAHAERRPAMISFDDFELADLLDPPVSVIAHDVSALGRAAAELLFARVQGDQSAPRKVVLPVHLVARGSGEVAPS